Proteins found in one Hirundo rustica isolate bHirRus1 chromosome 9, bHirRus1.pri.v3, whole genome shotgun sequence genomic segment:
- the LOC120756719 gene encoding cytochrome P450 4B1-like produces the protein MKLLWLGVDVSRVVHLAAVFCLTCVLLKAIQLFHRRRELLRALADFPGYPTHWLFGHVHEFLKEEEVLDKAEVWAQKYPHAHPMWFGNFSAFLVITDPDYAKVLLSRADPKDNISYKHLVPWIGNGLLILHGPKWHQHRKLLTPGFHYDVLKPYVGLMAESTNVMLDKWEELTADGKPVELFEHVSLMTLDSIMKCAFSCHSNCQTNRKNTYIQAVYDLCHMVHQRLRIFPYHNDIIYWLSPHGFQFRKACRIAHDHTDKVIHERKESLKDEREFEKIQKKRHLDFLDILLCAKDENGAALSDEDLRAEVDTFMFEGHDTTASGISWLFYCLAMHPEHQQRCREEIQGILGDRDTIQWEDLGKMTYSTMCIKESLRLYPPVPGVSRQLSKPITFPDGRTLPEGSVTAISIYLIHRNPEVWKDPLVFDPLRFSPENVSGRHSHAFLPFSAGTRNCIGQQFAMNEMKVALALTLLRFQLLPDPATPPLKITRIILRSKNGIQLYLKKIR, from the exons ATGAAGCTCCTGTGGCTGGGCGTGGATGTCTCCAGGGTGGTGCACCTGGCCGCCGTGTTCTGCCTGACCTGCGTGCTGCTGAAAGCCATCCAGCTGTTCCACCGGCGGCGGGAGCTGCTCCGGGCGCTGGCCGACTTCCCCGGGTACCCGACCCACTGGCTCTTCGGCCACGTCCACGAG TTTCTCAAGGAGGAAGAGGTGCTGGACAAGGCAGAGGTCTGGGCACAGAAGTACCCACATGCTCACCCTATGTGGTTTGGGAATTTCTCAGCATTCCTGGTTATCACTGATCCCGACTATGCCAAGGTGCTGTTGAGCAGAGCAG atccCAAGGATAACATCAGCTATAAACACCTTGTCCCATGGATTG GGAACGGGCTGCTGATCTTACACGGCCCCAAATGGCACCAACACCGAAAACTCCTGACTCCAGGGTTTCATTACGACGTCTTGAAGCCGTACGTGGGCCTGATGGCAGAGTCTACAAACGTGATGCTG GATAAGTGGGAAGAGCTGACAGCAGATGGGAAGCCAGTGGAGCTCTTTGAGCATGTCAGCTTGATGACTCTTGATAGCATCATGAAATGTGCCTTCAGCTGTCACAGCAATTGCCAGACCAACAG GAAAAACACCTACATCCAGGCTGTCTATGACCTCTGCCACATGGTGCACCAGCGCCTCCGCATCTTCCCCTACCACAATGACATCATTTACTGGCTCAGCCCCCATGGATTTCAGTTCAGGAAGGCCTGCAGGATCGCTCACGACCACACGG ACAAGGTGATCCACGAGCGAAAGGAATCCCTTAAAGATGAACGAGAGTTTGAAAAGATCCAGAAGAAGAGACATTTAGACTTCTTGGACATTCTGCTGTGTGCCAAA GATGAGAATGGAGCTGCACTGTCTGATGAGGACCTGCGTGCTGAGGTGGACACGTTCATGTTTGAAGGCCACGACACGACAGCCAGTGGCATCTCCTGGCTCTTCTACTGCCTGGCAATGCACCCTGAGCACCAGCAGCGGTGCAGGGAGGAGATCCAGGGCATCCTGGGGGACCGGGACACAATCCAGTG GGAGGACCTGGGCAAGATGACTTACAGCACCATGTGCATCAAGGAGAGCCTGCGCCTTTACCCCCCAGTGCCCGGCGTGTCGCGGCAGCTCAGCAAACCCATCACCTTCCCCGATGGACGCACTTTGCCGGAAG GCAGCGTCACTGCAATAAGCATTTACCTCATTCACAGAAACCCTGAAGTATGGAAAGATCCTTTG GTGTTTGACCCTTTGCGTTTTTCCCCGGAGAACGTCTCTGGCAGGCACTCTCAcgcctttctgcctttttctgctggaaCGAG GAATTGCATCGGGCAGCAGTTTGCCATGAACGAGATGAAGGTGGCGCTGGCTCTGACCCTGCTGCgcttccagctcctgcccgACCCTGCCACGCCTCCCCTCAAAATAACTCGGATCATCCTTCGCTCCAAGAATGGGATCCAGCTGTATTTGAAGAAAATCCGCTGA
- the LOC120756425 gene encoding cytochrome P450 4B1-like produces MASLLDNIGRPTAVILQLSALLGVAFVLLKVLQFYWERKKLIKALEAFPGPPKHWFYGHNHLIHSEDLLHKLVSWGEEYPYAFPRWFGPVLPSLVIHHPEYAKSILGRTDPKASVPYKFLLPWIGKGLLVLEGSKWFQHRKMLTPAFHYDVLRSYVTLMSDSVKVMLDKWDRKITERKSVELFQDVSLMTLDSIMKCAFSFNSNCQTQSDFHYYIRAVLDLSSLLSNRIQTFSFKDVFYGLTRKGRAFQDACQLAHTHTDKVIQERKMLLSNEKELEKIQKKRHLDFLDILLCSKDANGVGLSDEDLRAEVDTFMFEGHDTTASGISWLFYCMALHPEHQQQCREEIQGILGDRDTIEWEDLGKMTYTTMCIKESLRLFPPVPAVSRQLSKPVTFPDGRSLPAGCQVGLSVFGIHRNREVWKDPEVYDPQRFSPENSAQRHSHAFLPFSAGSRNCIGQQFAMNEMKVALALTLRRFELYPDPSKFPIMVPQIVLRSRNGIHLHLKKIF; encoded by the exons ATGGCATCTCTGCTGGACAACATAGGCAGACCTACTGCTGTCATCCTGCAGCTGTCTGCGCTGCTTGGTGTAGCCTTTGTGCTGCTGAAGGTGCTCCAGTTCTACTGGGAGAGGAAGAAACTCATCAAAGCTCTGGAGGCATTCCCTGGCCCCCCAAAACACTGGTTCTATGGACACAATCACCTG ATACATTCTGAAGATTTATTGCACAAGTTAGTGTCATGGGGAGAAGAATATCCCTACGCCTTTCCCAGATGGTTTGGACCAGTCCTGCCTTCTCTAGTCATCCACCATCCTGAATATGCCAAAAGCATACTTGGCCGAACAG ATCCCAAGGCTAGTGTACCCTACAAATTCCTGCTTCCCTGGATTG ggaaggggctgctggTCTTGGAAGGAAGCAAATGGTTCCAGCACAGGAAGATGCTCACCCCAGCCTTTCATTACGATGTGCTGAGATCCTATGTGACCCTAATGTCAGACTCAGTCAAAGTGATGCTG GATAAGTGGGACAGGAAGATCACAGAGAGGAAGTCAGTGGAGCTCTTTCAAGATGTCAGCTTGATGACACTAGACAGCATCATGAAATGTGCCTTCAGTTTTAATTCCAACTGTCAGACTCAGAG CGACTTCCACTATTATATTAGAGCTGTTCTTGACCTGAGCTCCCTCCTGAGCAACAGAATCCAGACTTTTTCCTTCAAGGATGTCTTCTACGGCTTGACTCGCAAAGGCCGTGCGTTTCAGGATGCCTGCCAGCTGGCCCATACCCACACAG ATAAGGTAATACAAGAGAGAAAGATGTTGCTCTCCAATGAGAAGGAACTTGAGAAGATCCAGAAGAAGAGGCACCTGGATTTCCTGGACATCCTTCTTTGTAGCAAG GATGCAAACGGAGTTGGACTGTCCGATGAGGACCTGCGTGCCGAGGTGGACACCTTCATGTTTGAGGGTCACGATACCACGGCCAGTGGGATCTCCTGGCTCTTCTACTGCATGGCACTGCACcctgagcaccagcagcagtgcagggaggagaTCCAGGGCATCCTGGGGGACCGAGATACTATTGAGTG GGAGGATCTTGGGAAGATGACCTACACCACGATGTGCATCAAAGAGAGCTTACGCCTGTTCCCACCAGTTCCTGCTGTGTCCCGACAGCTCTCCAAACCCGTCACATTTCCTGATGGACGCAGCTTGCCAGCAG GCTGCCAGGTTGGACTGAGTGTATTTGGTATTCACAGGAACCGGGAAGTGTGGAAGGACCCCGAG gtTTATGATCCCCAGAGGTTTTCTCCAGAGAACTCAGCACAGAGGCACTCCCACgctttcctgcctttctccGCCGGATCCAG GAACTGCATTGGGCAGCAGTTTGCCATGAATGAGATGAAGGTGGCACTGGCCTTGACCCTGCGTCGCTTCGAGCTCTACCCAGACCCATCCAAGTTTCCCATAATGGTACCACAGATCGTCCTCAGGTCCAGAAATGGGATACACCTGCATTTGAAGAAGATTTTCTGA